DNA sequence from the Pseudomonas fluorescens Q2-87 genome:
GGTGTGGCCTGCGTTGTGACCACCCTGGTAGCGCACTACGGCGGCAGCATGTTCGGTCAGCAGATCAACGATCTTGCCTTTGCCCTCATCACCCCACTGGGTGCCCAGGACTACGACATTCTTACCCATAACACTTGTCCTCATTCGCGCAAACTTGGTGCCGGCTGCAGCCGGCAGGAAAACTCAAGAAGCCAGCGGCAATACTTGCCAAAGCCCGTTCTGCTGAATCAATTGCCGGTCGCAGTCCGCTTCACGGGCGGCGGCCAAAGGTTGCCCAGGCAAGGCCTGGACGACACGCTGACCCTCACTGCGCAACTGGCAGACCGCCTGCCAGAGTGCCGCATCCGTACTGTCAGGCATCCAGATACCGCCAGACGGTAGCTCGATTTCAGCACGCCCCAGGGTCACCAGGGTTTTCAAATCGGTAGAGAAGCCAGTTGCCGGACGGGCACGACCGAAGTCGGCACCGATATCGTCATAACGGCCGCCCTGGGCGATGGACTGCCCCACACCGGGAACGAACACCGCGAACACCACACCGGTGTGGTAGTGATAACCGCGCAACTCACCCAGGTCGAAATACAGCGGCAGCTCGGGGAAACGCACCGACAACCGCTCGGCAATCGCCAGCAAATCGTCCAGCGCCGCCAGCACAGGCGCCGGAGCATTGGCCAGGCGCTCGCGGGCTGCCGCCAGCACGTCACGACCGCCGCACAGATCAACCAGGGCCCGCAGCATGCCCGACAGGTCTGCTGGCAGGCCTTCGGTCAGGCTGATGACTTCGTCGATGGCCTTGCGTTGCAACGCATCGAACAGTTGTTGCTCCACTTCGCCAGACAAACCGGCCGCACGGGCCAGGCCGCGATAAATGCCGACATGCCCCAGGTCCATGTGGACATCCGGCACGTCGGCCAGTTGCAGCATGGCCAACATCAGGCTGATGACTTCTACGTCGCTGCTCGGGCTGGCGTCGCCATACAGCTCCGCACCCAGCTGGATCGGGCTGCGCGAAGATGACAAGGCGCGCGGCTGGGCGTGCAGCACACTGCCGGCGTAGCACAGGCGGCTAGGGCCTTCGCGGCGCAGGGTGTGGGCGTCGATGCGCGCCACTTGCGGCGTAATGTCTGCACGAAAGCCCATCTGCCGACCCGATTGCGGGTCGATGACCTTGAAGGTGCGCAAGTCCAGGTCCTGGCCCGCGCCGGTCAGCAGGGATTCCAGGTACTCGATATGCGGGGTGACGACGAACTCGTACCCCCAGCTCTGGAACAGATCCAACACCTGCCGACGCGCAACTTCAATACGCGCAGCTTCCGGTGGCAGTACTTCTTCGATGCCATCTGGCAGCAGCCAGCGGTCTACCGTTGCCATTACGCCATTCCCCTATGGTCCGGGCGGCCAGCTTTCGGGCTGGCCTTGAGTGAAGCAGAAAATGCCTGCGCCGTACGCGCATCATGGGCAAAAGACGCGCAAGAGCGACGTGACGAATGGCCCATCGTCGGCCTCGCCCGGCACTTTCCTCGAAAAACCTGTCGAGTCGTTCAACTCGACGCCTGCATCGTGAAACCGCAATCGAACGTGCAGACGCAAAAAAGCCGGGAATTTCCCGGCTGCCGCATCATACACACGTTTTCCGAAAGGATCACCCCGCCCGACGTTTTAGCCGCCGGGCGGAATGCTTCAGGTCAACGTCGTATCAAGGCTTGGCCTTTTCCAGGTAATGGAAGAAGTCGCTGCTTGGGTCCAGGACCATGACGTCGGATTTGTTCGCAAAGCTTTCGCGGTAGGCGCGCAGGCTACGGTAGAACGCGTAGAACTCCTGGTCCTGGCCGTAGGCCTTGGCGTAGATCGAAGCGGCCTGGGCATCACCATCACCACGGACCTCTTCCGATTCACGGTAGGCTTCGGCCAGCAGCACACGGCGTTGGCGATCGGCGTCGGCACGGATGCCTTCGGCCAGCTCGTTACCCTTGGCGCGGTGCTCGCGGGCTTCACGCTCACGTTCGGTGCTCATGCGCTCGAACACGCTGCGGTTCACTTCCTTCGGCAAGTCGATGGCCTTGACCCGGACATCGACCACTTCGATACCCAGCTCTTTCTCCGCCATCGTATTCAGCGAACGGGTGATGTCGGCCATGAGCGCATCACGCTCACCGGATACCACCTCATGCAACGTGCGCTTACCGAACTGGTCACGCAGGCCCGACTCCAGGCGACGGGACAGACGCTCGTCGGCGATCTGCTTGAGACCGGACGTCGCGGTGTAGAAGCGCTCGGCGTCCTTGACGCGCCACTTGGCGTAGGCGTCGACCATCACGGCTTTCTTTTCCAGCGTCAGGAAGCGTTGCGTCGGTGCATCCAGCGTCATCAGGCGAGCATCGAACTTGCGCACCTTGTTGACGTACGGCACCTTCACATGCAGCCCCGGCTGGACATCAGCCTGGACCACGCGACCGAATTGCAGCAACACCGCGCGCTCGGTCTGAGCCACGATGTAGAAGCAGTTCCAGGCAGCGATCGCCACGACGACACCGACAATAAGGGCGATCAGCGATTTATTGCTCATCAGCGACTCTCCCTGGTACGTGCTTGCTGTTGCTGCAAGTCCGCCGCCGCACGGGCATTGGCTTCATTGCTGGCGGCTGCCGCGCTGGTCGGCGGCGTGCTGGTGTTGCGACCGCTCTCGACCATCTTGTCCAGCGGCAAGTACAGCAGATTGCTCTGGCCGTTCTTGTTGCCGGTCACGAGGACCTTGCTGGTATTGCTGAAGACTTCCTGCATGGTGTCCAGGTACAGACGTTGGCGGGTCACTTCAGGGGCCTTGCGATACTCGACCACCAGCTTGGTGAAGCGGTCAGCCTCACCCTTGGCACGGGAAACGACTTCGTCGCGGTAACCATTGGCATCTTCGATGATGCGCTGGGCCTGGCCACGGGCTTCCGGCACGACGCCGTTGGCATAGGTTTCGGCCTGGTTGCGCGAGCGCTGCTCGTCTTCACGGGCACGGATCACGTCGTCGAAGGCTTCCTGGACCTCACGCGGTGCAGCAGCGCTCTGGACGTTGACCTGGGTAACGGTGATACCGGTGCGATAGGTATCGAGGAAACGCTGCAGGCGCTCCTTGATTTCGCTGGCCATCAGTTCCCGGCCTTCGGTCAGCACCTGGTCCATGGCAGTGGAACCCACCACATGGCGCAAGGCGCTTTCAGTTGCATGCTGCAGGCTGACTTCCGGCTGGTCGACGTTCAGCACGAAGTCCTGCAGGTTGGTGATCTTGTATTGCACGGTCAGCGGCACCTCGACGATGTTCTCGTCTTCGGTCAGCATCTGGCCTTGCTTGGTATACGCCCGCTCACGCGTGACGTTTTCCATGTACTTCTGGTCGATCGGCGGGAAATAGATATTCAGGCCCGGACCAACCGTCTCGTAGTACTTGCCGAAGCGCAGCACCACGGCCTGCTCCTGCTCGTCCACGACATATACCGCGCTGTACAGCCAAATAGCCGCGAGCACGACGAGACCGATGCCGAGCAGGCCGAAACCGCCGCCCTTGCCCGGACGACCGCTGCCATCGTCACCGCGTTTCTTACCACCACCGAACAAACCGTTCAGGCTTTCCTGCAGCTTTCGGAAGGCCTCGTCGAGATCGGGCGGCCCCTTGCGGTCGCCGTTGTTACGACGCTTGCCACCCCAGGGATCCTGATTATTCGAGTTGCCACCCGGCTCATTCCAAGCCATAGCGCTCTCCATCTGATAAAGCAAAGACGCACCCACGGCGCGCCGACCAATGCTACAGAATGCCTGACACAGCTTGCTCAGGCTTTTATTGCAAAGTGTGTTGCTCGATGAATTCCATCGGCTGCAGCCCTTCGCGACTGACCAGTCGGTTCAACTCCGACCGTGGCAGGCGAACAGCCAGCAGACAGACGCCTTCGTCGTCGTGCTCTTCTTTTTGCACC
Encoded proteins:
- a CDS encoding ATP phosphoribosyltransferase regulatory subunit is translated as MATVDRWLLPDGIEEVLPPEAARIEVARRQVLDLFQSWGYEFVVTPHIEYLESLLTGAGQDLDLRTFKVIDPQSGRQMGFRADITPQVARIDAHTLRREGPSRLCYAGSVLHAQPRALSSSRSPIQLGAELYGDASPSSDVEVISLMLAMLQLADVPDVHMDLGHVGIYRGLARAAGLSGEVEQQLFDALQRKAIDEVISLTEGLPADLSGMLRALVDLCGGRDVLAAARERLANAPAPVLAALDDLLAIAERLSVRFPELPLYFDLGELRGYHYHTGVVFAVFVPGVGQSIAQGGRYDDIGADFGRARPATGFSTDLKTLVTLGRAEIELPSGGIWMPDSTDAALWQAVCQLRSEGQRVVQALPGQPLAAAREADCDRQLIQQNGLWQVLPLAS
- the hflC gene encoding protease modulator HflC; this translates as MSNKSLIALIVGVVVAIAAWNCFYIVAQTERAVLLQFGRVVQADVQPGLHVKVPYVNKVRKFDARLMTLDAPTQRFLTLEKKAVMVDAYAKWRVKDAERFYTATSGLKQIADERLSRRLESGLRDQFGKRTLHEVVSGERDALMADITRSLNTMAEKELGIEVVDVRVKAIDLPKEVNRSVFERMSTEREREAREHRAKGNELAEGIRADADRQRRVLLAEAYRESEEVRGDGDAQAASIYAKAYGQDQEFYAFYRSLRAYRESFANKSDVMVLDPSSDFFHYLEKAKP
- the hflK gene encoding FtsH protease activity modulator HflK; amino-acid sequence: MAWNEPGGNSNNQDPWGGKRRNNGDRKGPPDLDEAFRKLQESLNGLFGGGKKRGDDGSGRPGKGGGFGLLGIGLVVLAAIWLYSAVYVVDEQEQAVVLRFGKYYETVGPGLNIYFPPIDQKYMENVTRERAYTKQGQMLTEDENIVEVPLTVQYKITNLQDFVLNVDQPEVSLQHATESALRHVVGSTAMDQVLTEGRELMASEIKERLQRFLDTYRTGITVTQVNVQSAAAPREVQEAFDDVIRAREDEQRSRNQAETYANGVVPEARGQAQRIIEDANGYRDEVVSRAKGEADRFTKLVVEYRKAPEVTRQRLYLDTMQEVFSNTSKVLVTGNKNGQSNLLYLPLDKMVESGRNTSTPPTSAAAASNEANARAAADLQQQQARTRESR